A DNA window from Anastrepha obliqua isolate idAnaObli1 chromosome 5, idAnaObli1_1.0, whole genome shotgun sequence contains the following coding sequences:
- the LOC129249021 gene encoding cytoplasmic tRNA 2-thiolation protein 2 yields the protein MCSLNDENFGDDGDADYMTPQTEKVLSEPKGICHKCGQDGEIYKLHFREAECKICFIQYVNHKFRATVGSSKLLPRNAVILLVFDGSAEAIVLLDMLQKAQIETNFKRLCCEFKILFIDDYELTNRNLNAIDYSSYIKTVQEFLFKQEGVKSYVINLRCGKDQEPFDIDNIDSYLARETDKEKIFASNFYRIQTTTSRKEFLRMHRNKLIASVSQYLNCRYVFIPSININVAADLLSSIVLGHGNNAALDVAFLDDRLGNGIKLMRPLKDLSQSEVILYVRARNLKTLKTSPDLLSGCGNSLQDITELFIQDLQKNYKSTVSTIFRTGSKIAPNNYPNPEGKECIIQNSENQSTRYDLCTICNSLFLAESKTLLAVEYSRYVSKEVVSLIESFPDHKEYLNCKSKQGKSLCHRCENMQRDCEVNLI from the coding sequence ATGTGCAGCttaaatgatgaaaattttggtgaTGATGGGGATGCTGATTATATGACACCGCAAACGGAAAAAGTTTTATCGGAACCGAAAGGCATTTGTCATAAATGTGGGCAAGATggtgaaatttataaattacattTCAGAGAAGCGGAATGCAAAATCTGCTTCATCCAATACGTGAATCACAAGTTTCGAGCTACAGTGGGATCTTCTAAATTGCTACCTCGAAATGCGGTCATACTTTTAGTGTTCGATGGCAGTGCAGAGGCCATAGTCCTCTTGGATATGTTGCAGAAGGCACAAATAGAAACGAATTTTAAGAGACTGTGCTGTGAATTTAAAATACTATTTATTGATGATTACGAACTGACGAACAGAAATTTAAATGCTATTGATTATAGCAGCTATATAAAAACTGTGCAAGAATTTCTTTTCAAACAAGAGGGTGTTAAAAGTTATGTTATTAATTTAAGATGTGGTAAGGATCAGGAACCATTCGATATTGATAACATAGACTCGTACTTGGCACGGGAAACGGATAAGGAGAAAATATTTGCAAGTAATTTTTATAGAATCCAGACAACTACAAGTCGTAAAGAATTCCTAAGAATGCATCGTAATAAATTAATAGCTTCAGTGTCACAGTATCTAAATTGTAGATATGTTTTTATACCTTCAATTAACATAAATGTTGCAGCTGACCTGCTTTCAAGCATTGTACTTGGTCACGGGAATAACGCTGCTTTGGACGTTGCGTTCCTCGATGACCGTTTGGGTAATGGTATAAAATTAATGCGTCCGCTTAAGGATCTAAGTCAATCAGAGGTCATACTTTATGTACGCGCaagaaatttgaaaacattaaaaacatcGCCTGATCTATTATCCGGTTGCGGAAACAGTTTGCAAGACATAACGGAATTATTTATACAAGATCtacaaaaaaactataaatcaaCTGTTTCAACAATATTTCGTACTGGAAGTAAAATAGCACCAAATAATTACCCAAATCCAGAGGGAAAAGAGTGCATCATTCAAAATTCGGAAAATCAGAGTACTAGATATGATCTTTGCACAATCTGTAATTCTCTATTTTTAGCAGAATCTAAAACTCTATTGGCAGTTGAGTACTCTCGTTATGTATCTAAAGAAGTCGTATCATTAATTGAGTCATTTCCCGATCACAAGGAATATTTGAATTGCAAgagtaaacaaggaaaaagTCTTTGTCACCGCTGTGAAAATATGCAACGTGACTGCGAAGTTAATTTAATATAG